A single region of the Actinoplanes sp. SE50/110 genome encodes:
- a CDS encoding DUF6301 family protein gives MSFTRTDDAAVRDLLTALRDVPWHWRLDELDDLAARLGWQITDRWDKGAEFTVGWPLPSRGALLTFWKGGGRQMDFDLTARTDDTPETDAAADDAFADFAAIATDVLGRPDRTTPGIHPSVAWRTADSTFELAVFLGTVTLTWSSNAYQQFLRDTTVADPADDGDGDGDDE, from the coding sequence ATGAGTTTCACCCGGACCGACGATGCGGCCGTACGCGACCTGCTGACCGCCCTGCGTGACGTCCCCTGGCACTGGCGGCTCGACGAGCTCGACGACCTGGCCGCCCGACTCGGCTGGCAGATCACCGACCGCTGGGACAAGGGCGCCGAGTTCACCGTCGGCTGGCCGCTGCCCAGCCGGGGCGCGCTGCTCACCTTCTGGAAGGGCGGCGGCCGGCAGATGGACTTCGACCTGACCGCCCGCACCGACGACACCCCGGAGACCGACGCCGCCGCCGACGACGCCTTCGCCGACTTCGCCGCGATCGCCACCGACGTCCTGGGCCGTCCCGACCGGACCACTCCCGGCATCCACCCCAGCGTGGCGTGGCGCACCGCGGACTCCACCTTCGAGCTCGCCGTCTTCCTCGGCACCGTCACGCTGACCTGGTCGTCGAACGCCTACCAGCAGTTCCTCCGGGACACCACGGTGGCCGACCCGGCCGACGACGGGGACGGG